Proteins encoded together in one Bacteroides zoogleoformans window:
- a CDS encoding PhoH family protein, protein MIEKLIVLEDIDPVIFYGVNNANMQLIKALYPKLRIVARGNVIKVLGDEEEMCAFEENITKLEKYCAEYNSLKEEVIIDIIKGNAPQAEKSGNVIVFSVAGKPIIPRSENQLKLVEAFAKNDMLFAIGPAGSGKTYTAIALAVRALKNKEIKKIILSRPAVEAGEKLGFLPGDMKDKIDPYLQPLYDALQDMIPAAKLKEYMELNIIQIAPLAFMRGRTLNDAVVILDEAQNTTTQQIKMFLTRMGLNTKMIVTGDMTQIDLPQSQTSGLVQALKILKGVKGISFIELNKKDIVRHKLVTQIVEAYEHFDKEAKAERERRKEEKESNIKFK, encoded by the coding sequence ATGATAGAAAAACTGATTGTTCTGGAGGATATCGACCCCGTCATCTTTTATGGCGTAAACAATGCCAATATGCAACTGATAAAGGCTTTGTATCCCAAACTTCGCATCGTGGCCCGCGGCAATGTCATCAAAGTGCTGGGCGACGAAGAAGAGATGTGCGCGTTCGAAGAAAACATCACGAAGCTGGAGAAATATTGCGCCGAATACAACTCTCTGAAAGAGGAAGTCATTATAGACATCATCAAGGGCAATGCCCCGCAAGCCGAGAAGTCAGGCAACGTCATTGTGTTCAGCGTTGCCGGCAAACCCATCATTCCGCGCAGCGAAAACCAGCTGAAGCTGGTAGAAGCCTTTGCGAAGAACGACATGCTGTTTGCCATCGGTCCCGCCGGCTCCGGAAAAACGTACACTGCCATTGCACTGGCCGTGCGGGCGCTGAAGAACAAAGAGATTAAGAAAATCATCCTCAGCCGCCCTGCCGTAGAAGCCGGAGAAAAGCTCGGATTCCTGCCGGGTGACATGAAGGATAAGATAGACCCCTACTTGCAGCCACTCTACGACGCCCTGCAAGACATGATACCCGCCGCCAAACTGAAAGAGTACATGGAGCTGAACATCATCCAAATAGCTCCGCTTGCCTTTATGCGCGGACGCACGCTGAACGATGCGGTGGTCATTCTGGACGAAGCGCAGAACACCACCACGCAACAAATCAAGATGTTCCTCACCCGCATGGGCCTGAACACCAAAATGATTGTAACGGGCGACATGACACAGATTGACCTGCCGCAATCTCAAACTTCCGGTCTGGTGCAGGCTTTGAAGATTCTGAAAGGAGTGAAAGGCATCAGCTTTATCGAACTGAACAAGAAAGACATTGTCCGCCACAAGTTAGTGACGCAAATAGTAGAAGCCTACGAACACTTTGACAAGGAAGCCAAAGCGGAACGGGAAAGACGAAAAGAAGAAAAAGAATCCAATATTAAATTCAAGTAA
- a CDS encoding PmeII family type II restriction endonuclease, giving the protein MNKSLINLVTQYVENNIPFFHQNRINKLENLQLDDFIKRKNPYLFKAKHLTTAPEIVKSFADAYISSAEETIFGDWLEGLAIFVCSQVYAGRKSSTKGIDLEFDKENIRYIVSIKSGPHWGNSTQISKMRDDFRTAQKTLRTSNSGLNIRAINGCCYGKDNQPDKGDYLKYCGQDFWFFISGEKTLYTDIIQPLSVNAKEQNDEYQIEYGKMINKITKEFIINYCLEDGSIDWSKIVRLNSASKALE; this is encoded by the coding sequence ATGAACAAGTCATTAATAAATCTAGTTACTCAATACGTGGAAAACAATATACCCTTTTTTCATCAGAATAGAATAAACAAATTAGAAAATTTGCAATTAGATGACTTTATAAAAAGGAAAAATCCCTATCTATTTAAAGCCAAACATTTAACAACAGCCCCCGAAATCGTAAAAAGCTTCGCAGATGCATACATATCATCTGCTGAAGAAACCATATTCGGGGATTGGTTGGAAGGGTTAGCAATATTTGTTTGTTCTCAAGTATATGCCGGACGTAAATCATCAACTAAAGGAATAGATTTAGAATTTGACAAAGAAAACATCAGATATATCGTTTCCATTAAATCAGGGCCTCATTGGGGAAACAGTACACAAATCAGCAAGATGCGCGATGATTTTAGAACTGCTCAGAAGACACTACGTACCAGCAATTCCGGTCTGAATATCCGTGCTATTAATGGGTGTTGCTATGGTAAAGATAACCAGCCTGACAAAGGTGATTATCTAAAATACTGCGGTCAAGACTTTTGGTTCTTTATATCCGGAGAAAAGACACTCTACACAGATATTATTCAACCATTATCAGTCAATGCTAAAGAACAAAATGATGAATATCAGATAGAATATGGTAAGATGATTAATAAAATAACCAAAGAGTTTATTATAAATTATTGCTTAGAAGATGGCAGTATTGATTGGAGTAAAATTGTACGATTGAATTCAGCAAGCAAAGCATTAGAATAA
- the ubiE gene encoding bifunctional demethylmenaquinone methyltransferase/2-methoxy-6-polyprenyl-1,4-benzoquinol methylase UbiE, whose amino-acid sequence MDYPQEHIKPYGKEGTKSEQVEEMFDNIAPAYDRLNHTLSMGLDRSWRRKAIDVLRPFRPRRIMDVATGTGDFAILACRELQPDALVGIDISEGMMNVGREKVSKAHLSDKISFAREDCLSLSFADASFDAVTVAFGIRNFDGLDKGLSEICRVLKAGGHLVILELSTPERFPMKQLFSIYSVAVIPLLGKCISKDNSAYTYLPQSIRAFPQGEVMQEVILRAGFGKVHFKRLTFGVCTLYVAEK is encoded by the coding sequence ATGGACTACCCGCAGGAACACATCAAGCCTTACGGCAAAGAAGGTACGAAGAGCGAACAAGTGGAGGAAATGTTCGACAACATTGCCCCTGCCTACGACAGGCTGAACCATACTCTATCCATGGGTCTGGACCGCAGTTGGCGTAGAAAAGCAATCGACGTTCTCCGGCCTTTCCGTCCGCGCCGCATCATGGATGTGGCAACCGGCACGGGCGACTTCGCCATTCTTGCATGCCGCGAACTTCAGCCCGACGCATTGGTTGGCATCGATATATCGGAAGGCATGATGAACGTGGGACGTGAAAAAGTAAGCAAGGCTCACCTCTCGGACAAGATTTCCTTCGCCCGGGAGGATTGCCTCTCGCTCTCCTTTGCCGACGCCAGTTTCGATGCCGTGACTGTAGCTTTCGGCATTCGCAACTTCGACGGGCTGGACAAGGGATTATCCGAAATTTGCCGCGTGCTCAAAGCCGGCGGACACCTTGTCATTCTCGAACTCTCCACTCCGGAGCGTTTCCCGATGAAACAATTATTCTCCATCTATTCCGTAGCAGTCATCCCCTTGCTCGGCAAATGCATATCGAAAGACAACAGCGCTTATACCTACCTGCCGCAAAGCATCCGCGCCTTTCCGCAAGGAGAAGTGATGCAGGAAGTCATCCTCCGGGCAGGATTCGGTAAAGTGCACTTCAAGCGGCTGACTTTCGGGGTATGCACACTATACGTGGCCGAAAAATAA
- a CDS encoding M23 family metallopeptidase, translating into MKSLLILLLSIPLSTIVTQERKPAFSQMEINHIRVATPGLFFHSKLHEIHLESLSDEDYSFPLPNGKIISPYGRNRSRHSGVDIKTHAKDTIRAAFAGVVRMSKPYSAYGNVIVIRHNTGLETVYSHQFKNFVKSGDSVQVGQPIGLTGRTGRASTEHLHFETRINGQHFNPNIIFNLEERTLRRECIRCTKNGKGIVVKTKHKK; encoded by the coding sequence ATGAAATCGCTTCTCATCTTACTCTTATCAATCCCCCTTTCCACCATTGTGACACAAGAACGGAAGCCTGCATTCAGCCAAATGGAAATCAACCATATACGTGTTGCAACGCCCGGGCTGTTCTTTCACAGTAAACTTCACGAAATCCATCTGGAAAGCTTATCCGATGAGGATTATTCTTTTCCGTTGCCTAACGGAAAAATTATTTCACCCTATGGGCGCAACAGAAGCAGACATTCCGGCGTGGATATCAAAACACACGCCAAAGACACCATTCGCGCAGCATTTGCAGGAGTAGTGCGCATGTCCAAACCCTACAGCGCTTATGGAAATGTAATCGTTATACGACACAATACAGGATTGGAAACAGTCTATAGCCATCAATTCAAGAATTTTGTAAAAAGCGGAGATTCGGTGCAAGTCGGACAACCCATAGGACTGACCGGGCGTACCGGGCGTGCCAGTACAGAACATCTGCACTTCGAAACCCGCATCAACGGACAGCATTTCAACCCGAATATCATCTTCAATTTAGAGGAACGAACGCTCCGCCGCGAATGCATCCGCTGTACTAAAAACGGAAAAGGTATCGTGGTAAAGACAAAGCATAAAAAATAG
- a CDS encoding alpha/beta hydrolase yields MRRTFKYSLAGMSVLILSALIGGSFYMLHYSLTPRYNKGKDIAGSYKYMFNEYPFIQPWADSLQAIGALRDTFIVNDEGKKLHALFAEAPEPTDKTAIIVHGYTDNAVRMLMIGYMYNKELKYNILLPDLQNHGLSEGNAIQMGWKDCQDIIRWRNVASDLFKKPYHAQESTIYVNGRPWQEITEYGYSLQIVLHGVSMGAATAMMMSGYNQDDSHNIICYVADCGYTGVWDEFAYQLKQQFGLPEFPLLYTTSLLCKIKYGWTFGEASALKQIQSPHAKQAMLFIHGEADTYVPATMVHSLYEARRSDKELWIVPGTAHAESYKNYPQEYTKRVKNFVERYIH; encoded by the coding sequence ATGAGAAGAACTTTCAAATATAGTCTGGCTGGAATGTCGGTATTGATTCTCTCCGCTCTTATTGGAGGAAGTTTTTATATGCTCCATTATTCACTGACTCCGAGATACAACAAAGGGAAAGACATTGCAGGATCTTATAAGTATATGTTCAACGAGTATCCTTTCATCCAGCCTTGGGCAGACAGTCTGCAAGCCATCGGTGCCTTGCGCGACACATTCATTGTCAATGACGAAGGGAAGAAACTGCACGCGCTCTTTGCCGAGGCGCCCGAACCTACCGACAAAACAGCCATCATTGTACACGGCTATACGGACAATGCCGTCCGCATGCTGATGATAGGCTATATGTATAACAAAGAATTGAAATACAACATCCTGTTACCCGACTTGCAAAACCATGGCTTGAGCGAAGGCAACGCCATACAAATGGGATGGAAAGACTGCCAGGATATAATAAGGTGGAGGAATGTGGCTTCAGATCTCTTCAAGAAGCCTTATCATGCGCAGGAAAGCACTATATATGTTAATGGCCGTCCATGGCAGGAAATCACAGAATACGGATATTCTTTGCAGATAGTGCTGCATGGCGTCTCCATGGGAGCAGCCACTGCCATGATGATGTCGGGATACAATCAGGATGACAGTCATAACATTATATGCTACGTGGCAGATTGCGGCTACACCGGCGTGTGGGATGAGTTTGCATACCAATTGAAGCAACAATTCGGCTTACCGGAATTTCCGCTATTATACACCACAAGTCTGCTATGCAAGATAAAATACGGCTGGACGTTCGGCGAGGCTTCCGCTTTGAAGCAAATACAAAGCCCTCACGCCAAACAAGCCATGCTCTTTATCCACGGAGAAGCCGATACGTACGTGCCTGCAACGATGGTTCATTCACTCTATGAGGCAAGACGCAGCGATAAAGAATTATGGATTGTTCCGGGCACCGCACATGCCGAATCTTACAAGAATTATCCGCAGGAATATACAAAGCGAGTAAAGAATTTTGTAGAAAGGTATATACATTGA
- a CDS encoding TPM domain-containing protein: MKRFISITILLCLLTAMQAQTIYTTNNIPKVHLQDKTRYVCNPADILSAAACDSIDHMLYALEQETGIETVVAVVPSIGDDDCFDFSHRLLNEWGVGKKGKDNGLILLLVTDQRCIQFYTGYGLEGDLPDAICKRIQSEEMIPFLKDGNWDAGMMAGVRAVRARLDGSMTNDANQEDGLSAGKLLLVFLGLLLIAVAAGIRSHRKTTKCPNCGQHKLQRHNSVLVHKNKGLKTEDVTFICLNCGHKVVRRQQSYDETYRGGGSSGPTIFGGGGTFSGGSGRGFGGGSFSGGSFGGGRGGGGGAGSRF, encoded by the coding sequence ATGAAACGATTCATTTCCATAACAATCCTTCTGTGCTTGCTCACGGCCATGCAAGCACAGACGATATACACCACGAACAATATTCCCAAAGTTCATCTTCAAGACAAGACACGCTACGTATGCAACCCTGCCGACATTCTCTCGGCAGCTGCATGCGACAGCATAGACCACATGCTGTATGCCTTAGAGCAGGAGACCGGCATTGAAACGGTAGTGGCCGTGGTTCCGTCCATCGGCGATGACGATTGTTTCGACTTCTCGCACCGTTTGCTCAACGAATGGGGAGTGGGAAAGAAAGGAAAAGACAACGGCCTCATCCTTTTGCTTGTCACCGACCAGCGTTGCATCCAATTCTATACAGGCTACGGGCTGGAAGGCGATTTGCCCGACGCCATCTGCAAACGCATCCAGTCTGAAGAAATGATTCCCTTTCTGAAAGACGGAAACTGGGATGCCGGCATGATGGCAGGTGTACGGGCTGTGCGCGCGCGTCTTGACGGCAGCATGACGAATGACGCCAATCAAGAAGACGGTTTATCGGCCGGAAAGCTACTGTTGGTTTTCCTCGGACTTCTGCTCATTGCCGTTGCGGCCGGCATCCGTTCCCACCGCAAAACCACCAAATGCCCGAACTGCGGACAACACAAACTACAACGCCACAACAGCGTGCTCGTACATAAAAACAAAGGACTGAAAACGGAAGATGTGACGTTTATCTGTTTGAACTGCGGACATAAAGTGGTGCGACGCCAACAATCGTATGACGAGACTTATCGTGGCGGTGGAAGTAGCGGCCCGACAATCTTTGGCGGAGGAGGCACGTTCAGCGGAGGTAGCGGCAGAGGTTTTGGTGGAGGAAGCTTCAGTGGAGGAAGTTTTGGCGGCGGAAGAGGCGGAGGCGGTGGTGCCGGATCACGGTTTTAA
- a CDS encoding shikimate dehydrogenase family protein gives MQKYGLIGYPLRHSFSIGYFNEKFKAENIDAEYINFEIPKISNFIEVIEENPDLCGLNVTIPYKEQVIPFLDELDKDTAKIGAVNVIKIVRLPKGKVKLIGYNSDVIGFTQSIEPLLQPHHKKALILGTGGASKAVYHGLRNLGIESTFVSRTKKDKKYLTYEELTPEVMASHTVIVNTTPVGMFPKVDSCPDIPYEQLTSDHLLYDLLYNPNETLFMKKGQAQGAVTKNGLEMLLLQAFAAWEIWKK, from the coding sequence ATGCAGAAATACGGTTTAATAGGCTATCCGTTGAGGCATTCGTTCTCCATCGGATACTTCAATGAAAAATTCAAAGCAGAGAACATCGATGCCGAATACATAAACTTCGAGATTCCCAAGATTAGCAATTTTATAGAAGTGATAGAGGAAAATCCTGACCTCTGCGGTCTCAACGTTACTATTCCTTATAAAGAACAAGTGATTCCTTTTCTTGACGAACTGGATAAGGATACTGCTAAGATAGGTGCGGTCAATGTCATCAAAATTGTCCGCCTGCCTAAAGGGAAAGTGAAACTGATTGGATATAATTCAGACGTCATCGGCTTCACCCAATCCATCGAGCCTCTGCTGCAACCCCATCATAAGAAAGCGCTGATTCTCGGCACAGGAGGTGCGTCGAAAGCTGTATATCACGGCTTAAGAAATCTTGGGATAGAAAGCACATTCGTGTCACGTACCAAAAAAGATAAGAAGTATCTGACTTACGAAGAACTGACCCCCGAAGTGATGGCCTCGCACACCGTCATAGTGAATACCACTCCTGTAGGGATGTTCCCTAAAGTGGATTCTTGTCCTGACATCCCCTACGAGCAACTCACCTCCGACCACTTGCTTTATGATTTGCTCTATAACCCTAACGAAACACTTTTCATGAAAAAAGGACAGGCACAAGGAGCAGTCACCAAGAACGGACTGGAAATGTTGTTATTGCAAGCTTTCGCCGCATGGGAAATCTGGAAGAAATAA
- a CDS encoding phosphoribosylaminoimidazolesuccinocarboxamide synthase, translating into MKALTKTDFHFPGQKSVYHGKVRDVYNINGEKLVMVATDRISAFDVVLPKGIPFKGQMLNQIAAKFLDATTDICPNWKMATPDPMVTVGVMCEGFPIEMIVRGYLCGSAWRAYKSGVREICGVKLPEGMKENQKFPTPIITPTTKAEIGEHDADISKEEILAKGLATPEEYAVLEKYTLALFRRGTEIAAARGLILVDTKYEFGKHNGKIYLMDEIHTPDSSRYFYYEGYEERFSKGEAQKQLSKEFVREWLMDNGFQGKAGQQVPEMTDEIVTSISERYIELYEHITGEKFVKEDAGNIAERIEKNVTAYLK; encoded by the coding sequence ATGAAAGCATTAACTAAAACAGATTTCCATTTCCCGGGACAGAAAAGCGTGTACCACGGAAAAGTGCGCGATGTGTATAACATCAACGGTGAAAAGTTGGTCATGGTGGCTACCGATCGTATTTCCGCCTTCGACGTGGTGTTGCCCAAAGGCATTCCCTTCAAAGGACAGATGCTGAATCAGATTGCAGCCAAGTTTCTGGACGCCACTACCGACATCTGCCCCAATTGGAAGATGGCTACGCCGGACCCGATGGTGACGGTAGGCGTAATGTGCGAAGGGTTTCCCATCGAAATGATTGTACGCGGCTATCTTTGCGGCAGTGCATGGCGTGCCTACAAGAGCGGCGTCCGTGAAATCTGCGGCGTAAAGTTGCCCGAAGGCATGAAGGAAAACCAGAAGTTTCCTACCCCCATCATCACCCCGACCACCAAAGCGGAAATCGGCGAACACGATGCCGACATCTCCAAAGAAGAAATATTGGCCAAAGGATTGGCTACTCCCGAAGAGTATGCCGTCTTAGAGAAATACACGCTGGCACTCTTCCGACGCGGGACAGAGATTGCGGCAGCACGCGGTCTGATTCTCGTTGACACCAAATACGAATTCGGAAAGCACAACGGGAAAATATACCTGATGGATGAAATTCATACGCCCGACTCCAGCCGCTATTTCTACTACGAGGGTTATGAAGAACGCTTCAGCAAAGGTGAAGCGCAGAAACAACTGTCCAAGGAGTTTGTGCGCGAATGGCTGATGGACAATGGCTTTCAAGGAAAAGCAGGACAACAGGTTCCTGAAATGACGGATGAAATCGTAACTTCTATCAGCGAACGCTACATCGAATTGTACGAGCACATCACCGGTGAGAAATTTGTCAAAGAGGATGCCGGAAACATTGCCGAGAGAATCGAAAAGAACGTAACAGCCTATTTGAAATAA
- a CDS encoding VOC family protein, giving the protein MNRINVIALGVRDMRQSLKFYRDGLGFLTEEKGDAPNVVFFNTTGTKFELYPLVLLAQDINSINPPEIVNGFSGITLAYNVKSEAEVIETIELARRAGACIVKEPQKVFWGGFHAYFTDPDGYYWEVAYNPYWNFDEQDMVQF; this is encoded by the coding sequence ATGAATAGAATCAATGTAATCGCCCTCGGAGTAAGAGATATGCGTCAGTCACTCAAGTTTTATCGTGACGGGCTGGGATTTCTGACTGAAGAAAAAGGAGACGCTCCTAACGTTGTCTTTTTCAATACGACAGGAACAAAGTTCGAACTATATCCTTTGGTGCTTTTAGCACAGGACATCAATAGCATAAATCCTCCTGAAATCGTGAACGGTTTCAGTGGCATTACGTTAGCTTACAATGTAAAGAGCGAAGCAGAAGTTATCGAAACCATAGAACTGGCACGTAGAGCCGGGGCATGCATCGTTAAAGAGCCGCAAAAAGTATTTTGGGGCGGTTTTCATGCCTATTTTACAGACCCGGACGGTTACTATTGGGAAGTGGCTTACAATCCTTATTGGAACTTCGATGAACAAGACATGGTTCAATTTTAA
- a CDS encoding AIR synthase-related protein, producing the protein MSNQRYMMRGVSASKEDVHNAIKNIDKGIFPQAFCKIIPDILGGDPEYCNIMHADGAGTKSSLAYMYWKETGDLSVWKGIAQDALIMNIDDLLCVGAVDNILVSSTIGRNKLLIPGEVISAIINGTDELLAELRKMGVGVYATGGETADVGDLVRTIIVDSTVTCRMKRAEVIDNANIRPGDVIVGLASYGQATYEKEYNGGMGSNGLTSARHDVFAKYLAEKYPESYDKAVPDELVYSGALRLTDSVPGSPLDAGKLVLSPTRTYAPVVKKLLDALRPEIHGMVHCSGGAQTKILHFVGDGIRVVKDNLFPVPPLFKTIKEQSDTDWSEMYKVFNMGHRLEVYLSPEHAEEVIAISRSFDIDARVVGRIEESDRKELVIRSEFGEFKY; encoded by the coding sequence ATGAGTAACCAACGATACATGATGCGAGGCGTCAGCGCTTCGAAAGAGGATGTGCACAACGCCATCAAGAATATCGACAAAGGTATTTTCCCACAGGCCTTCTGCAAAATCATCCCCGACATACTGGGCGGCGATCCGGAGTATTGCAACATCATGCATGCCGACGGTGCAGGCACAAAATCCTCTTTGGCATACATGTACTGGAAAGAAACCGGCGACCTTTCGGTATGGAAAGGCATAGCGCAAGATGCCCTGATCATGAACATCGACGACCTGCTCTGTGTAGGTGCCGTAGACAATATTCTGGTATCCTCCACCATCGGACGCAACAAGCTGCTGATTCCGGGCGAAGTGATTTCAGCCATCATCAATGGTACGGACGAGCTTCTTGCCGAGCTTCGCAAAATGGGCGTGGGGGTATATGCCACCGGTGGCGAGACTGCCGACGTGGGCGACCTTGTGCGCACCATCATCGTGGACTCTACCGTGACTTGCCGCATGAAGCGCGCTGAAGTGATAGACAATGCCAATATCCGTCCGGGCGACGTGATTGTGGGTCTTGCTTCTTACGGACAAGCCACGTACGAAAAAGAATACAACGGCGGCATGGGCAGCAACGGACTGACCTCGGCTCGTCACGATGTATTCGCCAAATATCTGGCAGAGAAATATCCCGAAAGCTATGACAAGGCCGTGCCCGATGAGTTGGTGTACAGCGGTGCGCTACGGCTGACGGACTCCGTTCCGGGCAGTCCCTTGGACGCGGGGAAATTGGTCCTCTCTCCCACCCGCACCTACGCTCCGGTAGTAAAGAAGTTGCTCGACGCCCTCCGCCCCGAAATTCACGGCATGGTGCATTGCTCGGGTGGCGCACAGACCAAAATACTGCACTTTGTGGGCGACGGCATCCGGGTGGTGAAAGACAATCTCTTCCCCGTTCCCCCTCTGTTCAAGACCATCAAGGAACAAAGCGACACGGACTGGAGCGAGATGTACAAAGTGTTCAATATGGGGCACCGCTTGGAAGTCTACCTCTCGCCCGAACATGCCGAAGAGGTGATTGCCATCAGCCGCAGCTTCGATATCGACGCACGCGTTGTGGGACGCATCGAAGAGAGCGACCGGAAGGAATTGGTGATAAGGAGTGAGTTCGGAGAGTTCAAATATTAA
- a CDS encoding LemA family protein, with product MKKANIIIIAVVALIVIWGISGYNGLVTMDENVSGQWSNVETQYQRRADLIPNLVSTVKGYALHEKETLEGVIQARSAATQIKVDADELTPEKLAEYQKAQGAVTSALGKLLAITENYPDLKANQNFLELQAQLEGTENRINVARTNFNNAAKEFNTSIRRFPKSIIAGLFGFSKRAYFEAAEGTEQAPQVQF from the coding sequence ATGAAGAAAGCAAACATTATCATCATTGCGGTTGTGGCTCTCATTGTCATTTGGGGCATCAGTGGCTACAACGGGCTGGTGACCATGGACGAAAACGTCAGCGGACAATGGTCGAACGTAGAAACACAATATCAACGCCGGGCAGACTTGATTCCCAATTTGGTAAGTACCGTAAAAGGATATGCCTTGCACGAGAAAGAAACGCTCGAAGGAGTGATACAGGCACGCAGTGCGGCCACGCAGATAAAAGTAGACGCCGACGAACTGACACCGGAGAAATTGGCCGAATATCAGAAAGCGCAAGGTGCCGTCACATCGGCTCTCGGCAAACTGCTCGCCATCACCGAGAATTATCCCGACCTGAAGGCCAACCAGAATTTCCTTGAGTTGCAAGCACAATTGGAAGGTACGGAAAACCGCATCAACGTGGCACGTACCAACTTCAACAATGCCGCCAAAGAGTTCAACACTTCCATCCGCCGCTTCCCCAAGAGCATTATCGCTGGGCTGTTCGGCTTCAGCAAGCGTGCTTACTTCGAGGCAGCCGAAGGTACAGAACAGGCTCCGCAGGTGCAGTTCTAA
- a CDS encoding DNA-methyltransferase: MEQISQYPKVEIYLGDCKNELKYLPDNSVDLIVTSPPYADQRKSTYGGISVDKYVEWFLPISEELLRVLKPTGTFILNIKEKVVNGERSTYVIELILEMKKQGWLWTEEFIWHKKNCYPGKWPNRFRDAWERLLQFNKSKQFNMYQDSVMIPVGDWAKSRLKNLSETDLHRDNSKVSSGFGKNISNWIGRDMTYPTNVLHLATECNNKKHSATFPETLPTWFINLFTQVGDCVLDPFMGSGTTNIVAAKLHRNSIGIELLPDYYNLVKTSFEKISTIKSKSHEQVINKSSYSIRGKQYTLFSSE; the protein is encoded by the coding sequence ATGGAACAAATAAGCCAATATCCTAAGGTAGAAATATATTTGGGAGACTGTAAGAATGAGCTTAAATATCTACCAGATAATTCTGTTGATCTAATAGTCACCTCTCCTCCCTATGCAGACCAGCGAAAAAGTACCTATGGAGGTATCAGTGTAGATAAATATGTAGAATGGTTTTTGCCCATATCTGAAGAATTGTTGCGCGTACTAAAGCCTACAGGAACATTCATCTTAAATATTAAAGAGAAAGTAGTGAACGGTGAACGTAGCACTTATGTAATAGAATTAATATTGGAAATGAAAAAACAAGGCTGGCTATGGACAGAAGAATTTATTTGGCATAAAAAAAATTGCTATCCGGGCAAATGGCCAAACCGATTTCGAGATGCCTGGGAGCGTTTACTGCAATTCAACAAAAGCAAACAGTTTAACATGTATCAAGATTCAGTCATGATTCCTGTTGGTGATTGGGCAAAAAGTCGCTTAAAGAATCTAAGCGAAACAGACCTACATAGAGATAATTCAAAGGTATCAAGTGGCTTTGGCAAAAACATTTCTAATTGGATAGGACGCGATATGACTTACCCCACAAATGTATTGCATCTGGCCACAGAATGCAATAATAAAAAGCATAGTGCCACTTTTCCAGAAACACTACCGACATGGTTTATTAATCTATTTACCCAAGTAGGAGATTGCGTACTTGACCCTTTCATGGGTAGTGGAACAACTAATATCGTAGCAGCTAAGCTACATAGAAATAGTATTGGCATTGAGCTATTACCCGATTATTATAATTTAGTAAAAACATCATTTGAGAAAATATCAACAATAAAATCTAAATCCCATGAACAAGTCATTAATAAATCTAGTTACTCAATACGTGGAAAACAATATACCCTTTTTTCATCAGAATAG